The DNA sequence TCTTTGCCGACATATAACTCATCCCGACGAGAAGCTTAAAGACATTCATCGATGGACGAGCTATACACCGGCCAAACTCAACAAGAAcagatattaaaaaaatctttctgCCTGTTGCAGCTGTAATGCTTGCTGCACAAAGTATTCAATTAGGTTTAAACGATGTTGTTGTCGCTGGTGGTATGGAAAGCATGTCTAATGCACCTAAGTATTTGACAGAAGCAAGGTACTACCAATTGAAACTGTATATGATTAATACTATATGTTTTCTATAATGCTTCAGGCATTGGATCAAGAACTTTGCTTTACCATGGTTGATGGAGACTTTAAGAAGTTTAATGGCAAATGGACACTTGTAAGTTTGATGGAGTCTTTCTATTTGAGAATATGGCAATTGGACACTTGTAAGCTCCGTCAGATCCTTTAAATCACTTCATTCTACTAATCATTTGCTTCCTCTTTTTCTTAGTCAACATAGTAATTAAACACTTCAAAAGCTGCTAAAACCTAtgactactttctttcttctttattattatttgtctagaTTTGATTAATATATGTTAGAGCCATGTGGTGTGGGGGACAGTAgttttgaagaagaatggatgaTGGTCAAATTTGAGAGGGAtagacataaattaaaggaagattGGGACAGACAAATTTTTAACCATAAAAAGCAAAACAGGTTTGTGTTTGTGTCCTTCAGAGTTATGGCTAAATGctcctcttcttcatctttctttgatTTTAGTATATCTTTTTTAACTTAAATCAaccaaataattattattaatttatatataattacacTATAATAGTTATTGAAGAATATTTTAGTCAAATACATTATTCTTATATGAATACTTTTCTTTTCTCTAATTTAATTaccataataataattaatttatgcaGATTTGTGATTTTGGGCTTGCAAAGTGGTTGTCACCAGATGCTGATCAGCAACATGTCACAAGATTTGAAGGCACATTTAGGTATATATGCAATGcactataatataatatatagtacTAATAATTagtattattcataattttaatcaaattatttagGTTGTTATATATCAAATTTGGTAGGTATTCTGCTCCTGAATATTTGACGCCTGGCATAATAGATGAGAAAACAGATGTTTATGCATTTGGGATCCTTTTGCTGGAGATTTTAACCAGGCGTAAGGCGTATGTTTGCatgtatgttatatatatcttaaAACTATTTATGTATCAATGCATGCTATATTGCAATGTGTATAGATGATTTTAATTTGTTGTGTGTGGGTGGTAATTAACTATAATAATTAATAGTGTGTTATGTTATTATAGGCAAAGCCATTAATTGATGCTTATAATGTTAAGGAGCTTGTTGATCCATCGCTTGGTGAAGATTATGACAGAGCAGGTGGAACATCTTTTTTTGACTGCTTCTCTACTGTAAATTAAAACTTTCTAAATATGGCAAAGGATATTCGAGGACAAATATTTGAGACTTTTATGTAATTACATGATATTGAAATATTGAaattgttgttttattttattttttaaagaaaaatagtaCTACTTAGGTAAAACAATACCATATGCAATTATATTTAGAATTATTaacattgaaaatttttttatatataaagttATGTCTTATATTGTAGAATTGtgttataaaagatttagtttttaaattttaatattaaaaaaataaatatctaatttgagagtatgtaaatgagatgagattaatgaatgatctgaaattaaaaataaataaataattataggatttgtggaggtttgaaaatttcacaaaatagttaatttttgttaaattaaaaaatcaatttgtgggggttttaaactgCCACAAAAGTGATTAAAAATCGCCACAAAAGTCCAATATAAAACCCCCAATAAACACACACAAAAACTTCCACAAAAGACCTCGTAGCACCTCAAaatttagggattttagaaacctCCACAAATTATTTGGTGAGGGTTATAaacctccaaaaaaaaaaaaaaactgctacAAATACACAAAAATCTTGTAGTGTAGAGtacatttatttaataaattttaagttaaaaataatacaagtgtatttattttttagttaagaATTAACGGTTTCAAatcgttattttttaaattgaaaaaatattattaattacaataacacaaatatatataattttataaaatttaatttaatcattaatttaaattatatctatttaaattttaaatttttaaataataaaaattttataatttaaaattcaaattatttaaataaaattaagttgaatggaaaataaaaatataccaatgcAATTTAAATCGTATTAAAATGTAAGCAAGTTTGCTGAGTTTATAAACAAAGTTtacgtaaataaataaattcagtcAATGTGAGAGGTGAATTTTGTGCAAATTTTATGAAacactataaaaaattaaatcctaaaaaataacgtaattttaatttgttttgagaattcaaattttattatattttataatagaaaaataaaatgtgaTTAAACATTGAGTTGTTTCCAATATACTAactaattttgtttctttttaatgATTTTCtggtttaaaaaaatttatagtaaTCAATTAACTacaatttctcaatttaaattaatcaatttatttttataataaaattcatataaCGGTAAAAAATCTAACATGACtatatcatatattttatatacttaAATCACCGATGCCAATTAAGTTTTATAATTAATCTAAAAATTTGTTCCTTaagtttatatttaaaaaaaaataactacaatttttaaatttaaattaatcaattATGTCCTATACTCAAGTGCTTTCTCCCTTCTTATTTCAAAATATTACTCATCATACTTAACCTAATTTAATATGTcacctttatttaaaaaaacatttatactttttaaaattataattttaacaaaatatattttaaaaaactcaaataagaaaataaatttttaaagatatattttatttgaaaaaataaactaaacatatataataaattgagGTTTAGGgttattcaaacaaaaaaaagtaaaCCATGCTATCTAAGACGAATTATATACAATTTGGGAGGTTCGGTATCCTGAGAcgatttatgaaatttttttaaagaaatttgaTACATAAATCGgtgtttaatataatatttaatacacACTACTATAGCACGATCTATATATTTGATTCACGTTTTCGAATTTGTAGAATCAAATAAAATTGAtccctctttattttatttaaataaaaatatctatccCTCAATATACCCATGTCTTCTAGGTCTAAATTCATATCTCTCTGATATAAGCTCAATGCATGAGTTTCTTATTTTCCTTCCTAGAAAAATCAGGACTCCAAAATTCCTACTGCATTCATCCTAACAAATAGAAATTAATATAACCTACTTATTATTGGAAGTTTTAGCTGAAAAAAAATGCATCGCAATcattttactataaaaaaaaaaattaggagaCAACTTATAAATGTCATTGTAATAATAAATGTATTGGTGGTTATGTTGTGTTGTCCCAACATTGtaagaaattattaattttttgttttttcatttttccaataAGTTAAGTATGTTTTCTTATAAAGATATAcgctttttattaatttaaataatttttctcttgaTGTCGATGCTATTTCTGAGCTAATACATTTGtacatttttttatcaataaaatagtatattttttattattaaagacAAAAAGCAAAAAGTGTTGAAAATAGTCACGTTAATGAAAGTTTAATTAaaacttatttatataaatatctctcgAGGTCATGGTCATCAAAATTGTTATCTTTCTTATTATACTACTATATTTAACTTCTTTTTTATTGTCAAGTATGTAATTACTTAATTTTTATGAGTAGTTGTATTCTTATACTCTAATTTTGTACTCTAGTTATGAACTTTTAATtgcaaaatataatatttttgtttaatatcatCTTTGTCAATATTGATATATTCTCATTTTTGTTTATTCTAGAGAAATACTATAATTATGGATGAAGAAGATAAAGgcaaaaaaagatataaatctAGATTAGAGTACTTCAAGAAGTTCAAAAGTAAATATTGAGAAGAATTAACAAATGATGAAAAATTATCTatactataattattaaaaaattattttgacaaCTATGTTATAATAATCATAATTTAGAAGAATAAAAGATGTTATGTATCCATCTAAATttacccttattattattattttgtgttttcattCATCGTACAgttatgttaaataaaaaattgttttaggAACTTTTGAGTATAGATCATTTTCTATTTGAATATTGACTAGTTTACATTAAAATATACGctaaaaaaatccaattttaataaTCAGCAACATATATGatcataaattatatatttaacataTATCAAACTACATAAagattaacaaattttaaattaaataaaataataattaaaaaagatgaATAACATGAATAgaaataacaaatattaaatgAAAGAACATCATACAAATAGTAGACAAATAAATAATTTGGAGATCTAATACTAATGCATTCTACTTTTTAACTAAAATCCTATACTTGGCAtcaattttcttctaattttttttctgcaGCTTTAATGACAACGCCCCTTTTCACATTGCACTGATGTAATACGAGATCCAAAGCAAGTCTCATCCAAATTTCATCGTgaatttgtaaaaagaaaaaaaatattcatgcagtttgaaataaatacttaatttttttatattatgttaCAACTACTTACATCAATAGAAGAATATTGATCACACCAACTGCATTCTCTCATCCATTGAGCCACCCAAACACTTCCATTATTTCTATAAAGTAAGTTATAGTCAATAAAATTATTCAGTTGGATTGTAATATAATTTTGTTGACTAAActataaataaaacaaatacttttcaaaatctttttgaaacttttggcATTATAGTGCATTTGGAGTCATAAAATGGGGGATCTTGTAAAATGACTGCAATATACAAAGCCTGCATCCATTTTAACCATTTAACATTATTTACAAATATAATAGAAATTAAACAACTAAGATTATCAAACAAGTATAATTATCAGTCTTTTAATGGTCAAATCCTTTGAGTTCTCTTTAGATAGATCAGGTGTTGgatctaataaaataaattcttgcTTTCAAAAAACAAACACCACTAAATACCAATGATTGTTGTCTTCTTTAACACTAACAaacatctaataattttttaattgtgagtaaatagaaaatgaaaaatacaaaattaaataaatttttataaaaattaaattgtaaatAATTCAATCACCGTTCACTACAAGAAATTACCGAAATAGTGACTGATTTAGCGACCGATTCTAGTGGTCGCTAAAACCTTGGTCGCTAATTAGAAAATAGCGACCAACTTCGGTCGCTAACCATTACCGACTgattttagcgaccgattttttaACAAGGCCACCAAACCTTCACCAAAGAGTATCGGTCGCTAAATGGTGGCCAAATTTTCTGTCACTATATCGGTCGCTGagtattgataaaccccatttttaggatttatcttgtgttggATTTAGAGCATTTTATCAACCTTTTGTCACGTTTAACCAATGAATTAGTATgattttgtaatctctcccgtatttgtgcttgaatataaaaacatgctttttaagtctttaatttgataattttaattcatccttgattccataagatgccttgatgtgtttgctagtaatcttaggttaaaataggctaggcatggatcaaaggagcaaggaaggaatgataaatcggccagggacgcgtacgcataccGTGCGCGCACACGTCGCAGTTCGCATGTGATTCTGTTactgcaacacgtgcctggcgattttggagggcTTCTGCACCCAACTTTGGTGCCAAACTGCATATAataaccaaggattgaaggggattgacaaaTTCACATCCATACAATCATTTTAcactttttagatatttttagttagttgcatttgtagagagagagagagactccaACCTCTCTCTAGGGTTCATTGACGATCGaatttcctatcggtaaagaattttcacaaatataatcgcgttgtaagtatagcttctaaaccaacagaaaatccttttgtgcaaacgttttggttgtcacaagtaacaaacccaataaaatttataaaccaaagtattcaaaccttgggtcgtcttctcaagaaattgcagggaagtatgatttattattagttatggaaaatagtatttttgggttttgaaagggttttgaacaagagaaatagattgcaagaattaataaattaataactaataaaactcttagcaaggtatgaaaactggaagtcctatcctagttattcttatcaatggtggtgagaattatattttttctcCCACTcaatcaacctctaactatgaaggtaagtcaagtggacaaatcaatttaacacctaaagtcctagtcaactcctaaggaaagactagagttataggaatctaaatcaatcagcaaagataacaattatcaatcacgatgagtttgacaactcaagaatcatcaattaatcaaccaaagccaaaagagaaaatctaaattatttatataataaatagaagaaatcaatcatgagtctgaaatacctcaatttatattaattaagaaaatcctaacatgaaaagttcataaacaaataaaagagaaaataaataaaatgaacattaaaCCTGTggtgaagaagaaataatcctaataagataaatcctaatcctaatcctaattcctaagatagaggagagaacctctctctctaaaaactacatctaagtcctaaaactatgtatgaatgtatgttgtatcaagtatatgatgaatgaatggactctcccactttatagcctctaatatgtgctttctgggccgaaaactgggtcagaaacaacccagaaatcacccccatcattttctggtacgtacaggtcgcgggaaagtgacgcggaagcgtcgtccatgcTTTTGCATGGATTGAAATTCGCAAATGCGATGCGGGCGCGTCATCCATGCATTCGCGTTGCCTAACTTCGAGACAGATATGGAAGATTATAAATCTTTgcaaagccccagatgttagctttccaacgcaactggaaccgcgtcatttggatctctgtagctcaagttatggtcgatttagtaccaagaggtcaggctggacaactttagcagttcattcagtttcttgtattccttccagttttgcatgcttcctttccatcctataagtcattcctgccctgtaatctctgaaatcacttaacaaacatatcaaggtatcgaatggtaataagagagaattaaacatagcaaaattaagaccaaagaagcatgttttcaatcatagcacagaatcaggagggaaaatgtaaaacatgcaaatcatatgaataagtggttaaagagttgataaaaaccactcaattaagcacaagataaaccataaaatagtggtttatcattcatcttcattttttcaattttcaaccattccttggtgagatctattgcaactctcaatttactttgttcatgttatagatcctcttctctaatctcaattagtgcttgtaattgTTAAATCCTCATAGATCTTagatttaactttgttgttttggattctattaatGTATTGGAgatctcattttcattgttgttctttgttgattgttgttaatctcttgtattGAATTACTTTGATTCTAAGTCTCTTCTCCATTctactatgtctttcattcttaCTTCCcaaatgtttgagaaaatgccaactttagatatggagtagcatttcctcacttggcctagtggttgagtcattggagacacttgaataatggatgtcaattgttgattgagaattaagaATTGCTAATTAGTTtgaagtgcactaaagctagaatcccttaaggtgaagctaggacttgtgactcaatcTAGTTACTTTCACTTGAATCTCCTATATAATTAGAGGTAAACTACGTGAAGCAAGACTTAATtgttatcaaaattgaaggaaactatagtgatagaacttccaatgtccaaccttggccaaggccttcaatattgattgattgttgttcacCTTTGTTAGCACTTTTACGCCACACTCTTCAAACGACAAAAGACCTcttaaccaataacatgcatccttgtagcattcttagggaagaacgactcgggactaatactctcggttattgatttgatttgtttgatgatggattttgtgtCGGTTTAGAATATACTACGATTGgttacttgataatttctatactgGCTAAAAaactaatcatcaaaatggcgccattgccggggaatgcaCATAAGTGCCATGTTtttggttaatgtaaatatgtgaatattatgaatatgtttgtcttttgcttgtttgttagtttttgttagttttaggattttattagttttgtctttatttttcactatgaattctcgtctttgtggttttggatatggttatgactatgttgtaggtgatgaaaaCTTGAATGATGACTCACATTATGGGAGAGATGAATTCGTGAAAAGGGAGCCACATCCATTTGAGCAATCATCATGGCAACTTCCTCATTCAAGCTACTATGATGGTAATCCTCcctataatgcatatcattccaATGCA is a window from the Arachis hypogaea cultivar Tifrunner chromosome 1, arahy.Tifrunner.gnm2.J5K5, whole genome shotgun sequence genome containing:
- the LOC140183360 gene encoding acetyl-CoA acetyltransferase 1-like, producing the protein MERSEFDGIWFLSSFSATKLGSIAIQGTLKRANIDPSLVEEVFFGNVISANVGQAPTRQAALGAGIPNSVVCTTVNKVCASGMKAVMLAAQSIQLGLNDVVVAGGMESMSNAPKYLTEARHWIKNFALPWLMETLRSLMICDFGLAKWLSPDADQQHVTRFEGTFRYSAPEYLTPGIIDEKTDVYAFGILLLEILTRRKAYAKPLIDAYNVKELVDPSLGEDYDRAGGTSFFDCFSTVN